In Miscanthus floridulus cultivar M001 chromosome 5, ASM1932011v1, whole genome shotgun sequence, one genomic interval encodes:
- the LOC136454763 gene encoding putative disease resistance protein RGA4 produces the protein MDKLARLEQVLLRAHTIVEEAEGKQISNQGMILQLRQLRKNMYRGYYVLDTYKRRGAAVSTYLFMERCMFGRHSEKEQIINFLLQTCDSSLRVLPIVGPPEIGKRTLVEHVYKEEMVRKQFSQIVHINSNGMNQLVTDVHGSSELVVSDARSLIVVDLGHDGDDAAWRRIRSLICQTYGDKSRVLLISTAEEVSRLGTTQALRMKKLHRDEYWYYFKTIAFGSANPDDHHQLLPSIAKKIVTHIDGSLIAANVIARLLQADLSEAFWRYVSEYVKKTTHYRHLVHGGCAQDRIREGRPFYLGNHVYGPLLLCYQCHETAGPLMESELPKIKGADLITRGSTIPREGKLEVLRWQSTIPPYRSYIASCDVQDPQQVMMPKEKHLKRKRHV, from the exons ATGGATAAGCTTGCAAGGCTGGAGCAGGTGCTCCTTAGAGCGCACACCATTGTTGAGGAAGCTGAGGGCAAGCAAATCTCCAACCAGGGAATGATCCTGCAACTGAGGCAGCTCAGGAAGAACATGTACAGAGGCTATTATGTTCTTGACACCTACAAGAGGCGTGGTGCTGCGGTGAG TACATATTTGTTCATGGAGAGGTGCATGTTTGGTCGGCATTCAGAGAAAGAACAGATCATTAACTTCTTGCTGCAGACTTGTGATTCGTCTCTGCGTGTTCTTCCCATCGTTGGACCTCCAGAGATCGGGAAACGCACATTGGTTGAGCATGTCTACAAGGAGGAGATGGTCCGCAAACAGTTCTCTCAAATTGTTCACATCAACAGTAATGGGATGAACCAGCTTGTAACTGACGTTCATGGTAGCAGTGAGCTCGTTGTTTCCGATGCAAGGTCCCTGATTGTTGTTGACCTTGGTCACGACGGCGACGATGCTGCATGGAGAAGAATTCGCTCCTTGATTTGCCAGACATATGGTGACAAAAGCAGAGTTTTACTGATCAGCACAGCGGAGGAAGTCTCAAGGTTGGGGACGACACAAGCGTTAAGGATGAAGAAGCTTCACCGAGATGAATACTGGTACTACTTCAAGACTATTGCATTTGGAAGTGCAAACCCAGATGACCACCACCAACTGCTACCATCTATAGCCAAGAAGATTGTTACACACATCGATGGTTCTTTGATAGCTGCAAATGTAATTGCAAGGCTACTACAAGCTGATCTCAGTGAAGCTTTCTGGCGCTATGTGTCAGAATATGTCAAGAAAACAACACACTACCGCCACCTTGTGCATGGTGGATGTGCTCAGGACCGTATTAGAGAAGGTCGTCCGTTCTATTTGGGTAATCATGTTTATGGCCCCCTCCTTCTGTGCTATCAATGCCATGAAACTGCTGGGCCTCTTATGGAGAGTGAGCTTCCCAAAATAAAGGGAGCAGACCTAATTACCAGGGGCAGTACTATCCCTAGAGAAGGGAAACTTGAGGTGCTGCGATGGCAATCCACAATACCCCCTTATCGCAGCTACATTGCGAGCTGTGATGTTCAGGATCCTCAACAGGTCATGATGCCTAAGGAGAAACATCTGAAGAGAAAAAGGCACGTATAG
- the LOC136452337 gene encoding SKP1-like protein 1, whose translation MSSSVAEKTKMITLRSSDSVEFEVEEAVAMESQTIRHMIEDDCADNGIPLPNVNSKILAKVIEYCNKHVHAAAADTTNASGGGEDLKNWDAEFVKVDQATLFDLILAANYLNIKGLLDLTCQTVADMMKGKTPDQIRETFNIKNDFTKEEEDEIRRENQWAFE comes from the coding sequence ATGTCGTCTTCCGTGGCTGAGAAGACGAAGATGATTACGTTGAGGAGCTCCGACTCAGTGGAGTTCGAGGTGGAGGAGGCGGTGGCGATGGAGTCGCAGACCATCCGCCACATGATCGAGGACGACTGCGCCGACAACGGCATCCCGCTCCCCAACGTCAATTCCAAGATTCTCGCCAAGGTCATCGAGTACTGTAACAAGCACGTCCACGCCGCCGCAGCGGACACCACCAACGCCTCCGGGGGCGGCGAGGACCTCAAGAACTGGGACGCCGAGTTCGTCAAGGTTGACCAGGCTACTCTCTTTGATCTCATCCTGGCTGCCAACTATCTGAACATCAAGGGATTGCTGGACCTGACCTGCCAGACGGTGGCTGACATGATGAAGGGCAAGACTCCGGATCAGATCCGCGAGACATTCAACATCAAGAACGACTTCACcaaagaggaggaggatgagatccgcaGGGAGAACCAGTGGGCCTTCGAGTGA